The Nostoc sp. PCC 7524 nucleotide sequence TTTTACATAGTTATGCTCCAGAGCAATTTCTACTCGATAGACTGCACCAAGTTGTTCATTAAGTTTGCTATTGGGGGAAATAGATATCACTTGACCAGAAACAATACCGTAATCTTGATAGGGGTAAGCGTCGAATTTGATTTGCGTTGTATTTCCTACTTTGACAAAACCTGCTTCTTTGGTAGGTAAATTAGCCTCCAGAACCAATGGTGCATTCTGAGGAGCTAATTCCGCGATCGCTTGTCCTGGTTGTACGACTTCCCCACTATTGCGGACGTTAAGTGCTAAAACTACTCCATCTACAGGTGCAGTTAGGGTGAGCTGTTGCAATCTCATTTTTGCTTCTGCGATTTGCTTTTCGGCCTGTTTGACTTTGGCTCGCATCTGAGTTTTTTCTAATTCCAGTTTCTGGATTGCTTGCTCAGTCTGTATTTGTATCGTGTCCCCTTCTACTTGTTTTTGGGTTAACTGTGCTTGTAGACGTTGTGATTCTGACAGAACTTGTTGTAAATCGATTTGCGATCGCTTGGAGTCGGCTAAGGTTTGTTGAATTTCCCCCATCTGCTGGGTAATGGTACGCTGGCGATCGCTCAAACTTTGCTGCGCTTGAAACAATTGTTCTTGAGACAGTGCGCCTTGTTGTACTAGAGCTTTGAGCCTGTATAATCGCTCGTTTTGAGCCATCGCATCGGCTTGTAATTGCCGCAGCAGCTTTTGACTGATATTAGCTTTTTCTCGACCTTGGGCGATCGCTACCTGATGACTTTGAATTTTAGCCAACCCTTGAGTAATGATTGCCTCTTGACCTTTAATCTCTGCGTTATTGAGTGCCAAACGGGTTTTAGCTTCCAAACGAGTTTTTTCCATCAACCCTTGGATTTGTAAGAGTTGAGTTTGATAGGCAACGCTCTCTTGTGTCAAACGCTCCACTTCATTGAGGGCAATTTCTTTGTCTAATTGTGCGATTACCTCTCCAGCCTTGACTACCTGGCCTTCTTGTACTCGCAAATAAGCCACCTTACCTGTAATTTCCGGATGGATTTTATAAACCTCCCCTTGGGGAATTAATCGTCCTGTGGCTTGTCCTACTTCATCAATCTGTGCCACATTTGCCCAAGTTGCAACTGCTAAACAAAAAGCAATTCCACCTAATACCATTTGATAGGGAATAGATGAAGGTGGTTGGTCAAGCAACGTTTGCAACGATGTAGACCATTGAGCAGTTTGATTATGGGTTAAACCATCTTGCAATTCACTATCTTGCAAGTTAGTAGGTTGTTTAGGAACAAATTTGACAGATGTAGTTGTACCCCCAAATACCCCATTGAGGGCAGATGCTGCAACAAATTTCTTAGTATATGAATCTTGCTCAACAATTTTAGAACTAGCAAAGCCATTATCTGTATTAGAGGTCATCACTGAATAGTTTTGCAGACGCTGGCGTAGAGCTTTAAATGGTAGTTTCATGGAAGCCGTATAAAATTATAACTTCGCTGTTTACAACTCACTTCACTAGCGAGATATTCAGTTTTAGCTCCATTGATTTGGCGTTTTAACCTTGATAACTAACTTGAAATAGCCCAACTATAAAAATCTAAGCAATAATGAATTGTTTATTCAGCAACTACTGCTGATTTTAACAACAATTCATAATAAGTAAATGTGTAATCAACAAAATACAGAGTTTAGTTAAATATATATTCCTTCAGCAATAATAATTGTTTTAATTTTGTGTTTTATTTAGTTATTTACTTAATAAAAATTTTATTGCTTTTATCTTGATAAATTTTCAGTTTTTCATCTAAAATCTTGTGTTTCATAATCTTCCCTTAACTTTGTATAGTAATTTTAGAAACAGAAAATTTATTGTAAAACAGTCACTTAAAATACAGAATACTATTTTTTTGACGCAACTTAAGCCAATTTGGCATTTTTTTGAATTAGGGAGTGTTGAGTTAGGGCATGGGGGGATGAGGGGGATGGGGGGATGAGGAAGAAGAGGAGCAGGGGAGCGGGGGAGCAGAAGAGAGTTCTTATTCCTAGTCCCCAATCCCCAATCCCCACTCCCCACTCCCCAATCCCCACTCCCCACTCTTCATCCCAAAGCTAGAAGTCAAAGGAATCAACACTTATCTACCATACAGAGGTTCAAGGGAAATGCACCTCTAAAACACCATTGCACAAAACTAGAGTGGGTGAGGAGAGAACAATGAGGTCGTGACCTGACTAAAGTTCTGAGATTCGCCATGCGGGAACTACATCACACCATTTTGGCTGACAACGAGGAAAAAACTGCTTTGCGTCAGCTGATATTTACATTAAAAGCTTCAGGTCAGTGTTACTTTCTGAGGAACGAGATTTTACAAGCTTTTTCTAAATACTGTCACCAAATCCAAAAACCTACATATTTTTATTACTCTTCAGCTATCGGTAAATTACTTCATCGCACCCACGAAATAATTCTGGAGGAGGAAAGTACATGGTTTGTAGTGCGTCCCAAAATCGCTAGCCAAGAGGTTTGGCGACTGACATCAGAGTTTACCCAGTTTGAGTTGATGTCAACCCAAGCGTTTTTGGATGTGAGCGATCGCTTAGTCAACGCCTATAAACCTAACATCTTAGAAATTGATTTAAGCCCATTTTACAAAGCTTCCCCCAGTATCAGTGACCCGCGCAACATCGGTCAAGGTTTAGCTTTCCTCAACCATTATCTATGCCATCAATTGGAGAATAATCCCCAATGTTGGTTTGAGGGATTGTATTTAGCCTTACAAGAATTGCAATACGATGGGATGCGGCTGTTACTCAATGATCGTATTTCCTCCGGAATTCAGCTAGCGAAACAAGTTCACCAAGCAATCAAATTTCTCCATCAGCGCCACCCTGATGAACCTTACGCAAAATTCCGCTTTGACTTACAAGAATTGGGTTTGGAACCGGGTTGGGGTAATACCGCCCACCGCATCCTCGAAACTCTAGAACTCCTAGAACATCTGATTGATAGCCCCCAACCTGCCATCCTCGAAGCGTTCATGTCTCGTGTACCTGCGATCTTTCGCGTCGTCCTGGTTTCTATCCACGGTTGGGTGGCGCAAGAGAGAGTCATGGGACGTGACGAAACCCTAGGCCAAGTAGTCTATGTCCTGGAACAAGCACGCAGCTTAGAAAACAAATTGCGGGAAGATATTAAACTGGCTGGTCTTGACTTGTTAAATATTCAACCCCATGTCATTATTCTTACCCGCCTCATCCCTAAATGTGAAGGTACACTATGTAACCTACGTCTGGAAAAGGTAAATGGTACAGAAAACGCCTGGATTTTGCGTGTTCCTTTTCGCCAATTTAATCCAGAAATCACCGACAATTGGATATCTAAATTTGATATTTGGCCTTATTTAGAATCATTTGCTCTAGATGCAGAGACAGAATTACTAGCACAATTCCAAGGCAAACCAAATTTAATTATAGGTAACTACAGCGATGGTAACTTAGTCGCCTTTCTGCTTTCTCGTCTTCTCCAAGTTACCCAGTGTAATATTGCTCACTCTTTAGAAAAACCGAAATATCTATTTAGTAATTTACATTGGCAAGACCTAGAGGAACAGTATCACTTTTCGGCACAATTTACCGCCGACTTGATTAGCATGAATGCGGCTGATTTTATCATCACCTCGTCATATCAAGAAATTGTCGGTACACCTGACTCGATGGGACAATACGAATCATACAAATGCTTTACCATGCCAAATTTATATCATGTGGTAGATGGTATTGATTTGTTTAGTCCAAAGTTCAACTTAGTACCACCGGGAGTTAATGAAAGTATTTTCTTTTCCTATAGACAAGCCAAAGACCGAGATTCCAATCTGAGTAAACAAGTCTACGAATTAATATTTCACCATGAAGATGCTGAAATTTTGGGTTATTTAGAAAACCCCAGCAAAAGACCCATCTTTGCAGTTGCTCCTATCACTTCTATTAAAAATCTTGCTGGTTTAGCGGAATGCTTTGCCAAAAGCCCGGCTTTACAAGAGCATTGCAATCTGATTCTGTTAACCAGTAAACTACATACTTCCGAAACTACCAACCCAGAAGAAGCTGGAGAAATTCAAAAACTGCATGACCTCATTAATCAGTATGGATTGCACAACAAGATACGTTGGTTAGGGCTACGCCTACAAAATCGTGAAGTCGGCGAAGCCTACCGAGTAATTGCAGATTGTCGAGGAATTTATGTTCATTTTGCTCGGTTTGAAGCCTTGGGACGGAGCATTTTAGAAGCAATGATTTCCGGTTTACCAACTTTTGCGACTAAATTTGGCGGCGCTTTAGAAATTATTGAAAATAACACAGATGGATTTTATGTTAATCCGACAGATTTAGAAGGTACTGCCCATAAAATTGTGACGTTCCTCGAAAAATGTGATGCCTATCCTGAATATTGGGAAGAAGTATCTGAATGGATGAGTCAGCGAATTCACCATAAATACAACTGGCATTCACATACCAGTAAGTTATTGTCTCTAGCTAAAATTTTTAGTTTTTGGAACTTTGTCGTGCCAGAAAATAACGAAGCTAGGGATCGCTATATGGAAGCTTTATTTCATCTTCTTTATAAACCCAGATCAGAAAAGATTTTAGAAAAACATATGGAGAGATAAAAAGGCAATAGGCAATAGGTAATAGTCATTAGTTTTTCTACTTTGCTCCCCTACTTCCTCATCTCTAGTCTTCAAGACATCTTTTATTTGGAATTTTGAATTGATTTGACCATGAATACCACCAGTTCCTCTCGTGATTTTATCTATAAAGATTGGATGTTAATTGAAACTCAGTTTGACCCTGAGCAATTACAGTCCAGAGAAACGGTTTTTACCATAGGTAACGGTTACTTAGGAACAAGGGGAAGTTTTGAGGAAGGCTATCCGAATGGAATGCCAGGAACTTTTATTCATGGTGTCTATGATGATGTGCCGGTAGTGTACACAGAATTAGCGAACTGTCCTGATTGGCTACCGATGATAGTAACAATTGATGGCGATCGCTTTCGTCTCAATCAAGGTGAAGTATTACAATATCAAAGACAGCTAGATTTGCGTCAAGGTCTTTTGTCTCGTTTCGTGCGTTGGCGCAGTCCTAGCGGCAAAATTGTTGATATCTATTTAGAACGCTTCGCCAGTCTCACGGACAAACACGTATTAGCCCAACGTTGTCAGATCACACCCTACAATTGTGAGGCAGTGATTGAAATTCAGGCAAGCATCAACGGCTATGCAGAAAACCAAGGTTTCAATCATTGGGAAGGAATAGACCAAGGTAAAACTAATCAAGGCGTTTGGCTACATAGTCGTACCCGTAGTTCCCGTATAGAAATTGGCATGGCGGCGAAAATCAACATATGGGGAACGGAAGCCACATTACAAGTCAATACTGTGCCGGGTTATCCCACCTTAAGCACCAGTTTCTTAGCCACATCAGAAAAAACCGTGAGAGTAGATAATCTGGTGACAGTATTTACATCACGGGAGGTAAATACACCAGTCAACGCTGCCAAAGAAAAACTGACACAACTGCCAGACTACGATACTTTACTCACAGCTAACGCTCAAACCTGGGAGCAAGTTTGGCAACAAAGCGACATAGTAATTACAGGAGATAGTCAAGCTGCTTTTGGTGTGCGCTACAACCTGTTTCAGCTACTAATTGCTGCCCCACGCGATGATGAAAAGGTGAGTATTCCTGCTAAAACCCTTTCTGGGTTTGGTTATCGCGGTCATATCTTTTGGGATACAGAGATTTTTATCTTGCCCTTTTTCATTTTCAACCAACCAGCCTTGGCAAAAAACTTACTTAGTTACCGCTATCACACATTAGATGGTGCGCGACGCAAAGCCAAGCATTATGGATTTAAAGGCGTGATGTATGCTTGGGAAAGTGCTGTGACAGGTGATGAGGTGACACCCCGTTGGTCACTGCCCTATGATTATTATGGCGAAGACGTGCGGATTTGGTGCCGCGATCGCGAAATTCATAACAGTGCAGATATTACCTACGCTGTGTGGCACTATTGGCAAGCCACCAATGATGACGAGTGGATGCGCGATTATGGTGCAGAGATTGTTTTAGATACGGCGATTTTCTGGGCTAGCCGAGTTGAATATAATCCCCAGTTTGACAGATATGAAATTCGTGATGTCATTGGTGCAGATGAGTATCACGAGTTAGTTCACAATAACACCTTTACTAATCGGCTGGTGCAATGGCATCTCGAAAAAGCCCTGAAAGTTTACCACTGGTTGCATGAAACTTTCCCAGAAACAGCAACCAAACTAGAAAATCAGCTGCAACTTTCCCCAGAAATACCAAAGCAATGGCAAGATATCATAGAGAAAATTTGGATTTTCTACGACCCTGAAACCGGACTCATTGAACAGTTTGAGGGCTTTTTTCAACTGAAAGATATTGATTTAGCCAACTACGAACCACGCCAGCAATCAATACAAGGGATTTTGGGCATTGAAGCCACTAACCAAAGCCAAGTTCTCAAGCAACCTGATGTATTAATGCTGCTGTACTTAATGCGACTATCAGCAGAGTTTCCCTACCACCAAACAGCACTAGCAACCAATTGGGACTACTACGCACCCCGCACCGATATTACCTATGGTTCATCCTTGGGGCCAGCCATTCACGCCATCCTAGCCGCCGACGTAGGCAAACTAGAAACAGCTTATGAACGGTTTATGCAAGCCTTAATGGTGGATTTAGAAGATAGTCGCGGTAATACCAGAGATGGTATTCACGGTGCTAGCGCAGGTGGTATTTGGCAAGCAGTGGTTTTTGGCTTCGGTGGTATTAAATTTACAGACAATGGCCCTGTAGCTCACCCGCACCTACCCCCTGGTTGGTCCCGCTTGAAGTTTCAACTCAATTGGCGCGGTCAATGGTATGTGTTTGATTTGACAGGAGATAAGGAGATAGGGGAGATGAAGGAACAAGGTAATCTATTCAACACCCAATCCCTAGTCCCCAGTCCCCAATCCCTAATCCCCAATCCCCAATCCCCAGTCCAAGGCTTTATCTTTGACTTAGATGGCGTACTAACAGATACAGCCGAATATCATTACTTAGCATGGCAAAAACTGGCAGATGAGGAGGGTATACCTTTTAGTCGAGAGGCAAACGAAGCCTTGCGGGGGATATCTCGCCGTGCTTCTCTCATGCTAATTCTTGGACACAGGGAATATTCAGAAGAGCAAATCTTAGAAATGATGGAGCGTAAAAATAACTACTACATAGAACTAATTCAACACATCACACCCAAGGATTTGTTACCAGGAGCAGAGGCACTGTTAGATGAACTACGGCAAGCTGGTATTAAAATAGCTATCGGTTCAGCTAGTAAAAATGCTCACACAGTGATAGAAAAACTGGGTATTACTGATAAAATAGACGCGATCGCTGATGGTTATAGTGTCAAGAAACCTAAACCAGCGCCTGATTTATTTCTCTACGCCGCAGAGCAACTAAACTTAAAACCTGCACTATGCGTAGTTGTAGAAGATGCAACCGCAGGTGTAGAAGCCGCCTTAGCTGCTGGTATGTGGACAATAGGTATCGGCCCAGAAGAACGTGTGGGAATAGCCCAGATAGTCCTTCCCAACCTAGCAGGAATCACCTGGAAAGATTTGCAATCTCGACTAAACAAGATAGCCACATCTAAAAATCACTAAACACCCTTAACCTCTCCATCTCTACGCCTCTGCGTGAACTTTTCCTAATTTCATCACTCAACACCAACAAAACTGATATTTGATATTAAGTGGAACACTAAACCAAAAAGTTAAAGCCTCATGGAACTTAAAACTGTTACCCTAGAAATTCCTGAAAATTGTAACCTGATCCTAGGGCAGAGCCACTTTATTAAAACAGTAGAAGACCTCTATGAAATGATGGTGGGGATATCCTCACAAGTAAAATTTGGTATTGCTTTTTGTGAAGCGTCAGGAGATTGCCTCATTAGGCTAGCTGGTAATGATTTGCCTTTACAAGAAATAGCCACAAAAAATGCTCAAGCTGTAGGTGCAGGTCACAGCTTTGTAATTTTACTTAAACAAGCCTATCCTATCAACTTTCTCAATGCCATTAAGCAATGTCCAGAAGTCTGTACAATTTATTGCGCCACCGCTAATCCTGTCCAGGTAATTGTGGCAGAAACAGAACAAGGTAGAGGTATTCTCGGCGTAATTGACGGTTTTTCACCCAAGGGAATTGAAGATCCCGAAGATATCAACGCACGGCATACTTTGCTGCGGCGGATTGGTTACAAGTTATAGCTATTAGCTGGGATTTTTAACAAAAAATCATAGCAATGATTAATGCGATCGCAACAGGAGCTATGCCAAGAATATGTCCCTTAATTACCGGGAAAAAATCGTTGCTCTGTGGATAGTCTTTCTTTTAGGAACTCTGTTTCATACCCAATTGGCTTTGATGCCACTTTTCCACGGCTTGAGCGTAATTGAATCACAAAAAGCCACATCAATTAATGAAATATCAGGAATTATGTGGTTGATGTTGGGCTTTTTTAGCCTACCGATGCTAGCAATAATTGCTACTGTCTTTACTGATGCTAGACGCTATAGAGTCATTCATTTTGCTCTCACTGTGTTTTATACAGTCATGAACTTAAGTCATGTAATTGTAGACTTGTTGTTACCGCAAGTTATCTGGTATCAAATCACCCTAATGGTGCTATTGTTTTTGATTGGTTTGTTATTAAATATTGTCGCCTTCCAATGGATGAAAGCACCTCTAAGAAATAACAACAGATTCTCAGAACCATTAACAACTCAGCGTTAAAATCCTAACCTCTAGCCCCTCTTTGTCAAAGCAAGTTAAAAACCTACTTAACGCTTTGCTTCTTTTGCTGCGAAATCAAAATAGTATAGCTATACTGCCGTTGAGTTAAATTACCCACAGATATGGAGTATTTACCAGACTGCCAATGACCAGATAATTCTGGGAAACTATCAGGGGAACTATCTGGTAAAACGCAAAAACGCCCTCCAGGACCATTAATTAATAGTGTTGTCTTTCCTAGGCTTTGTGCAGTGACACGTAGATAAGGTAATGCCTCCGTAACTTCAATAACATGGTTGGGTGTAGCCGGAATGTTACCACAATTACTGGCAACAGTTTTCTCAGATGTACCATTTAAAACCAGTGGATCTGAGGGTAAGTTGCGGCTTACCTTAATCACAGGTGTTTGAGCTACAATCGCCTCAGCCAACACAAAACTGATTGCCAAAGCAGTAGGAACAATTCTTAATAGGCTAAAAGTCGTCATATATACTTATTTACACTCGGAACAATTATTAATACAAATATTCTGATTTAATAGACGCTACTCAACTAGCCTTGTTCCTCAATCTCTTGTATAAATTTTTATCAAATTATTTAGTAATAATATCTTTAAATAATGAAAATAATGTGAAGTAATTAAAATATGAGAAAACCTGGAATAAATTGATTATATAGCCGTAAAATTGACCAAATTTATAAGTTATTTAAAGTAGTTAGAAAATGCAATACTGAAAAGCCAGTTACAGAAAATAGCGAATTATACCTAAAGATCAAGGGATTACACACCAAGACATTGGTTAAAATCACAGACAAAAGCACTAGCAATGATGGGGACTGATGCCCAGATAGAACAGCCAAAAATCCCTTTGTATCAGTCCTGATCATATGTTGGTAGGCTTGTTATTTAACAAGGGTCTTAACTGAGGTAAACAAATTTATGACTCCTCAACCAGAAGAAGACGTACAACGTCGCCTCCGACAATTAGAAGCTGAGGTTAATTCCACAAAATCGCCAGTGGCAGATCCCAAACAGACTTCCCAATCTAGTTGGCTCAACTGGAAAAGTCACTTAGAAAGATGGCAACTCTGGTTCAATGGCTTATCAGGGACAAGTAAGCTAGTGTTTGTGGGCGTGGCAGCGTTATTGGGTTTGTCGATTGTGCAAATGGTACTAAAACTGGTTGTATCTGCTCTCAGTCTGGCGTTGTTAGCTGGGTTGGTGTATCTTGGATACAAATTTTTTGTATCTGGCAATTCACGTAATTAATAGTCGTTATTAGGGGTTAGAGGCTAGGAGCAGGGTAGGGGAGCAGGGGAGCAGAGGAGCAGAGGAGAAAATCATACTCATTACTCAGCACTCTTGCAAATCAGTCTATGTTAAACACACCGGCAACGGTAAAGAAATAAAGTCAAAGGGAATCATAATAATGTCCACCCCAATTGTTAAAAAAAATCATAATCAATCAAGTAGAGTCAAAAATCAAGTAAAAGCCAGTTCACGGCAGTTAACCACAAGGCGCTTTGCTGCTTGGGCAGCAGAAATTACACTGGTGGCTACCAGTGGGTTGATTCCCTTCGGCCTTGGTATGTATGCCAATTCTAGAAGCGATATTAATCGAGTACCACTTAACCCTGTACTGGTAGTGACAGAAAGAGCGATCGCTCGTCCTTTGGCTTTACCTGCTAACTATGGCATTCGTAATGTGGCTTGGCCGACTAATTTTTTATGGACATTGGCTTTATTAGCGCCTACCGCGCTGTCGTGGTGGCAATTATATTTACTGGCAAAAACAGGCAGTACACTACCTAAACGTTGGTTTGGTGTGCGGGTAGTCAATGAAGAAGGCACACCGCCAGGGTTAGCATCTGTATTTGTCCGCGAAGGGATTGGACGGTTGACTGTGCCTATGTCCATTGCTTATATCCTCTGGCGTTATAGCTTTGCTTTTCCCAACTTGGGATTATTCACATCTTTAGCTGTGTTGATGATCCTGGGTGAAGCTTTAGCATTACCGTCAAAGCGAGGACGCAAAGCATTACATGATTGGCTAGCTGGTACTTATGTAATAGATGCTTATCGTTCCGCACCGTCTACTGATGTGGCGGCTAGTGGCCGGGTTGTACCTGCCGTAAGTCATCAAAATCCTGCACCAGAAGGCAATGAAGAACTACGGACAGCTGCAATGGCTATGGCCTACAACCCACAGGAAGCGATCGCTACCGATAACAGTAATTTAATGTCCCTATGGCGGCGGATGCAGCAAAATCCGAGCCTGACGTTGTTTGGGGTAGCTTTGACTAGCATGACTGCGGTATTAGCTACTTTAATTGGGACTCAGGTTTATATCCAATCACAACAAAGCCATCGCGAATCTCAAAAAATCAATAGTCAACAGTTTTTAGCACTGGTTAAACAATTAAGTCCTAACTCTGGGGCTAGCGTGGAAGAACGCCAAAGTCTAATTCTGGCACTGGGCAGTCTAAATGATTCCCAAGCG carries:
- a CDS encoding sucrose synthase gives rise to the protein MRELHHTILADNEEKTALRQLIFTLKASGQCYFLRNEILQAFSKYCHQIQKPTYFYYSSAIGKLLHRTHEIILEEESTWFVVRPKIASQEVWRLTSEFTQFELMSTQAFLDVSDRLVNAYKPNILEIDLSPFYKASPSISDPRNIGQGLAFLNHYLCHQLENNPQCWFEGLYLALQELQYDGMRLLLNDRISSGIQLAKQVHQAIKFLHQRHPDEPYAKFRFDLQELGLEPGWGNTAHRILETLELLEHLIDSPQPAILEAFMSRVPAIFRVVLVSIHGWVAQERVMGRDETLGQVVYVLEQARSLENKLREDIKLAGLDLLNIQPHVIILTRLIPKCEGTLCNLRLEKVNGTENAWILRVPFRQFNPEITDNWISKFDIWPYLESFALDAETELLAQFQGKPNLIIGNYSDGNLVAFLLSRLLQVTQCNIAHSLEKPKYLFSNLHWQDLEEQYHFSAQFTADLISMNAADFIITSSYQEIVGTPDSMGQYESYKCFTMPNLYHVVDGIDLFSPKFNLVPPGVNESIFFSYRQAKDRDSNLSKQVYELIFHHEDAEILGYLENPSKRPIFAVAPITSIKNLAGLAECFAKSPALQEHCNLILLTSKLHTSETTNPEEAGEIQKLHDLINQYGLHNKIRWLGLRLQNREVGEAYRVIADCRGIYVHFARFEALGRSILEAMISGLPTFATKFGGALEIIENNTDGFYVNPTDLEGTAHKIVTFLEKCDAYPEYWEEVSEWMSQRIHHKYNWHSHTSKLLSLAKIFSFWNFVVPENNEARDRYMEALFHLLYKPRSEKILEKHMER
- a CDS encoding adenosine-specific kinase yields the protein MELKTVTLEIPENCNLILGQSHFIKTVEDLYEMMVGISSQVKFGIAFCEASGDCLIRLAGNDLPLQEIATKNAQAVGAGHSFVILLKQAYPINFLNAIKQCPEVCTIYCATANPVQVIVAETEQGRGILGVIDGFSPKGIEDPEDINARHTLLRRIGYKL
- the pgmB gene encoding beta-phosphoglucomutase; its protein translation is MNTTSSSRDFIYKDWMLIETQFDPEQLQSRETVFTIGNGYLGTRGSFEEGYPNGMPGTFIHGVYDDVPVVYTELANCPDWLPMIVTIDGDRFRLNQGEVLQYQRQLDLRQGLLSRFVRWRSPSGKIVDIYLERFASLTDKHVLAQRCQITPYNCEAVIEIQASINGYAENQGFNHWEGIDQGKTNQGVWLHSRTRSSRIEIGMAAKINIWGTEATLQVNTVPGYPTLSTSFLATSEKTVRVDNLVTVFTSREVNTPVNAAKEKLTQLPDYDTLLTANAQTWEQVWQQSDIVITGDSQAAFGVRYNLFQLLIAAPRDDEKVSIPAKTLSGFGYRGHIFWDTEIFILPFFIFNQPALAKNLLSYRYHTLDGARRKAKHYGFKGVMYAWESAVTGDEVTPRWSLPYDYYGEDVRIWCRDREIHNSADITYAVWHYWQATNDDEWMRDYGAEIVLDTAIFWASRVEYNPQFDRYEIRDVIGADEYHELVHNNTFTNRLVQWHLEKALKVYHWLHETFPETATKLENQLQLSPEIPKQWQDIIEKIWIFYDPETGLIEQFEGFFQLKDIDLANYEPRQQSIQGILGIEATNQSQVLKQPDVLMLLYLMRLSAEFPYHQTALATNWDYYAPRTDITYGSSLGPAIHAILAADVGKLETAYERFMQALMVDLEDSRGNTRDGIHGASAGGIWQAVVFGFGGIKFTDNGPVAHPHLPPGWSRLKFQLNWRGQWYVFDLTGDKEIGEMKEQGNLFNTQSLVPSPQSLIPNPQSPVQGFIFDLDGVLTDTAEYHYLAWQKLADEEGIPFSREANEALRGISRRASLMLILGHREYSEEQILEMMERKNNYYIELIQHITPKDLLPGAEALLDELRQAGIKIAIGSASKNAHTVIEKLGITDKIDAIADGYSVKKPKPAPDLFLYAAEQLNLKPALCVVVEDATAGVEAALAAGMWTIGIGPEERVGIAQIVLPNLAGITWKDLQSRLNKIATSKNH
- a CDS encoding HlyD family efflux transporter periplasmic adaptor subunit, translated to MKLPFKALRQRLQNYSVMTSNTDNGFASSKIVEQDSYTKKFVAASALNGVFGGTTTSVKFVPKQPTNLQDSELQDGLTHNQTAQWSTSLQTLLDQPPSSIPYQMVLGGIAFCLAVATWANVAQIDEVGQATGRLIPQGEVYKIHPEITGKVAYLRVQEGQVVKAGEVIAQLDKEIALNEVERLTQESVAYQTQLLQIQGLMEKTRLEAKTRLALNNAEIKGQEAIITQGLAKIQSHQVAIAQGREKANISQKLLRQLQADAMAQNERLYRLKALVQQGALSQEQLFQAQQSLSDRQRTITQQMGEIQQTLADSKRSQIDLQQVLSESQRLQAQLTQKQVEGDTIQIQTEQAIQKLELEKTQMRAKVKQAEKQIAEAKMRLQQLTLTAPVDGVVLALNVRNSGEVVQPGQAIAELAPQNAPLVLEANLPTKEAGFVKVGNTTQIKFDAYPYQDYGIVSGQVISISPNSKLNEQLGAVYRVEIALEHNYVKANRQTIKFQAGQTAKAEIIIRRRRIADILLDPIKQLQSGGISL